The Catenulispora sp. MAP5-51 DNA segment TCAGGGTCCTGAACAGCGTCGATGCCGATCCCGCGCGGGTGGTGCTGGTCCTGGCCGAGCAGGTCACGGACGGCACGCTCGATCGGATGCGGCAATCGGTGTCCGCCTCGCACGAGGTCGGGTTCGTGCTCGTCGGCGACGGCCTGCGGGCGCACCACCTGCTCGGCGCCATCGCGCACGGACCGTTGAGCGTCATCGCCAGGCGGGACGCGGACACCGACCGCATCGTGCGCGCGATCGTGGGGGTCCCGCAGGGCCGGCTGGAGCTGCCCGACGACGCCGTCGGCTGGCTGGTCGCCCGGCTGCGGACCATCCACCGCGACGTGCTCGAGCCGCGCGGGCTGACCGCCGCGGGGCTGGGGACCCGGGAGGTCGAGGTGCTCCGGCTGCTCGCCGAGGGCCTGGACACCGCGCAGATCGCCCAGGAGATGAACTACTCCGAGCGCACGGTCAAGAGCATCATCCACGGAGTGCTGACCCGGTGGCGGCTGCGCAACCGCGCGCACGCCGTCGCCTTCGCGCTGCGCAGCGGTGCGCTGTGAGGCGCATGAGGCCCAGTGAGGCGCCACCGCGTGGGGTGCGGCACCCTGCGAGTCCGGGCCTGGATTAACACTTTGCAAAACATTTGAGAAATGTGCGCGAGCTTGTAGACATTTCCCGGCCTTCACCCGTTTCATGGCAAGACAGCTCACTGACACGCCTGAGTTGCCGCCGCCTCGCACCATGATCGTGAGATGCCGAGGGCTTGGGAGGGTTCGACCGCAGTGATGGAAACCACGCCGATGATCCGTCAGCGCACACCGCGACCCGCCGACCATCCGCGGATGCCGGCCCCGGTGCCGGCCCCCGCGGTGGCCGCGGTGGCTCCGGCGGCTCCAGTGGCTCCGGCGGCTGCGGTGGCCCAGCTGGCGGCCGATCCACCGGCCAAGCTGCCGACCGCGCCGCCCCACCCGCGTCCGCCGGCGCCGGCCGAGAAGGTGTCGGCGGGCGCGGTCACCGTCGCCGTGCTCGCCGGCGACCCGATCACCGGCGAGGGCGCCGCGGCGTTCCTGTCTTCGAGCCCCGGAGTCAGGGTCCTGCCGGTGGACCGCCAGCACGAGGCCGAGGTGGTGCTGATCCTGGTCTCGCGGGTGACCGAGGAGGCCCTGGAATGGATGCGCCAGGCCGCCGACCGGGCGCGCCGGGAGGTGCGGTTCGTGCTGGTCGGGGACGGCGTGCGCGGGCCGGACGTGCTGCGCGCGGTCACCTACGGCCTGGTCAGCGTCATCCCGCGGCAGGAGGCTGATTTCGAGCGCATCCTGCGCGCCATCCAGGCCGTGCGCGCCGACCGGCTGGAGATGCCGGACGTGGCCCTGGGCTGGCTGGTCGACCAGGTCCGGGCGATCCAGAACGAGGTGCTGGAGCCGCTGGGCGTCACCGCGGCGGGCCTGGAGGCCCGGGAGGCCGACGTGCTGCGGCTGCTGGCCGAAGGGCTGGGGACGCCGGAGATCGCGGCGCGGTTGAACTATTCGGAGCGGACCGTGAAGAACATCATCCACGGGGTGCTGACGCGGTGGCGGCTGCGGAACCGGGCGCACGCTGTCGCTTTCGCTTTGCGCAACGGGGCGATCTGAGGCAGGCGTCCGCCACACTCGCGCTCCCCCTCGAGCGCGGGTGCGGCAGACGCCCCGTGGATCCGACACCGCTACCGCTCGTCGACGACCACGCCGTTCTGCGGCTGCGCAGAACCACCGCTGGAACTTCCTGCCCTACGACATCCCGGACTTCGCCGGCCGGGCCGAGGAACTGCATCGGCTGCTCTCCTTCGGGACGTCGCACGCCGAGAAGTCCGGTCACTCCTTTCCGTGCGCGACGGTGGCGGCCATCGACGGCATGGCCGGCATCGGCAAGACGGCCCTGGCGATCCACGCCGCGCACCGGCTCGCGGACCGATACCCGGACGGGCAGTTGTTCGTTGATCTGCGGGCGCACACCGCCGGCCAGACGCCGGTCACGCCCGGGGCGGCATTGGAGGTGCTGCTTCGG contains these protein-coding regions:
- a CDS encoding LuxR C-terminal-related transcriptional regulator, encoding MPHRATLRGYAPSGAEAGADPVWPAFPADAVFIGAGTTASRGVAPVPAPIPVRVMADDAVTRDAMLACLRPRPEIRVLNSVDADPARVVLVLAEQVTDGTLDRMRQSVSASHEVGFVLVGDGLRAHHLLGAIAHGPLSVIARRDADTDRIVRAIVGVPQGRLELPDDAVGWLVARLRTIHRDVLEPRGLTAAGLGTREVEVLRLLAEGLDTAQIAQEMNYSERTVKSIIHGVLTRWRLRNRAHAVAFALRSGAL
- a CDS encoding response regulator transcription factor — encoded protein: MPAPVPAPAVAAVAPAAPVAPAAAVAQLAADPPAKLPTAPPHPRPPAPAEKVSAGAVTVAVLAGDPITGEGAAAFLSSSPGVRVLPVDRQHEAEVVLILVSRVTEEALEWMRQAADRARREVRFVLVGDGVRGPDVLRAVTYGLVSVIPRQEADFERILRAIQAVRADRLEMPDVALGWLVDQVRAIQNEVLEPLGVTAAGLEAREADVLRLLAEGLGTPEIAARLNYSERTVKNIIHGVLTRWRLRNRAHAVAFALRNGAI